One part of the Pecten maximus chromosome 1, xPecMax1.1, whole genome shotgun sequence genome encodes these proteins:
- the LOC117330576 gene encoding uncharacterized protein LOC117330576 has product MDEADKKKYWNSQIKGMLGPCMITFAIPLTVPGLTITLVAFSEDTTFETYGVLHIVGILFLATAIILLILGCMLRMLWKPFIGPDVEIHLTPLQSVTSLRKHKKETQQMKMNNIYSGARVGPQQQLPRDESRYQESYPTGGRASIVGLTTGNASKQTEEISHGTRQKEERQNRSSTTNNRRSSGDSGRKNRRLSRSSIVQDDLQGDSSVEGTGSESESAKCMKKHKRKRSLSSQGRGESKHTHDGKLDETFPLETSTSNKRLAKAPDGETCLDEIQQWRQKKKSKQKAMMKTTDTGVVNAASDLDDTLMSRPLPKLQLNERSLSSNLENGSSTGDEANSGHSARSSHQSLLQHDALLEKKKRRKKKRTSKSVKKNGSNDHVSDAKPPRVLPPVLRGRHRSLSDGDYQSNELSHQQSASSDSINSLGSADSVLAQYTSRNPDV; this is encoded by the exons ATGGATGAGGCTGACAAGAAGAAGTACTGGAATAGCCAGATTAAGGGTATGCTTGGACCATGTATGATCACATTCGCCATTCCGTTGACAGTTCCAGGATTAACGATTACATTGGTAGCGTTTAGTGAAGATACGACTTTTGAAACGTACGGTGTTCTTCATATTGTCGGCATTTTATTCCTCGCAACAGCCATTATACTGTTGATTCTAGGATGTATGCTTAGAATGCTTTGGAAACCTTTTATCGGACCAGACGTTGAAATACATTTAACTCCACTGCAGTCCGTCACGAGTTTGCGAAAACATAAAAAGGAAACTcaacaaatgaaaatgaataataTTTATTCCGGTGCTAGAGTGGGGCCTCAACAACAGTTGCCCAGGGATGAATCGAGATACCAGGAGAGTTATCCGACAGGGGGACGAGCTTCAATAGTTGGGCTGACGACAGGAAACGCTTCAAAACAAACGGAGGAAATTTCTCATGGGACACGTCAGAAAGAAGAAAGACAAAACAGATCGAGTACTACAAACAATAGACGAAGTTCTGGAGATTCTGGTCGAAAGAACAGACGTTTATCCAGATCTTCTATTGTGCAAGACGATTTGCAAGGCGATTCGTCAGTAGAAGGAACAGGAAGCGAGTCTGAGTCAGCAAAGTGTATGAAAAAACACAAGAGGAAGAGATCATTGAGTTCCCAAGGTAGAGGCGAAAGTAAACATACACATGATGGAAAATTGGATGAGACATTTCCTTTAGAGACGTCGACATCTAATAAACGTTTAGCAAAGGCACCTGATGGAGAAACATGTTTGGATGAAATTCAGCAGTGGCGTCAAAAGAAGAAATCCAAGCAGAAGGCTATGATGAAAACGACAGACACTGGGGTAGTGAATGCTGCCAGTGACCTTGACGATACACTCATGTCACGACCTCTTCCCAAACTCCAACTGAACGAACGGTCATTGTCTTCAAATCTCGAAAATGGCAGTTCAACAGGCGATGAGGCTAACTCTGG GCATTCTGCTCGATCGTCACATCAAAGTTTACTTCAACATGACGCTTTATTGGAAAAGAAGAAACGGCGGAAGAAGAAACGGACATCAAAATCTGTAAAGAAAAATGGTTCCAATGACCATGTCAGTGATGCCAAACCGCCCCGTGTGTTACCGCCCGTTCTTAGAGGACGTCACCGATCTCTGAGTGACGGTGACTACCAGTCAAATGAGCTCTCACATCAACAGTCGGCGTCAAGTGATTCCATCAATAGTTTAGGATCGGCAGATTCAGTTCTGGCTCAGTACACTTCAAGGAACCCGGATGTTTAG
- the LOC117330586 gene encoding uncharacterized protein LOC117330586: MKSSTFQTDEAVDLHVAWLIQRQRQKQIEKRKGVGSVIFVTGIPLAIVGFAMSLVAYSEIVGKDTIPAFRISGPVCLVVAFVLFLVGALLAEVLTIRRNRKQQYEIESIELQSEFLQDKENISEEDSSIEEMTRESVRRSGDETLFQQFKRSSSVISESLVNMLPSRNCKIEPHECEDIQRCEDV; the protein is encoded by the coding sequence ATGAAATCTTCAACATTTCAAACGGATGAAGCTGTCGATCTGCACGTAGCGTGGTTAATACAACGTCAACGGCAGAAACAAATAGAGAAACGAAAGGGTGTTGGATCTGTCATTTTTGTCACTGGAATCCCATTGGCTATCGTGGGATTTGCAATGTCCCTTGTAGCATACTCAGAAATAGTGGGGAAAGACACGATTCCTGCCTTCCGGATCAGTGGCCCTGTGTGTCTCGTAGTAGCATTCGTTCTATTCTTAGTTGGAGCCCTTCTGGCAGAAGTGCTCACAATCAGACGAAATCGAAAACAACAATATGAGATTGAGAGTATCGAACTTCAATCAGAATTCCTGCAGGACAAGGAGAATATCAGTGAAGAGGACAGTAGTATTGAGGAGATGACTAGAGAAAGTGTAAGGCGGAGTGGCGACGAGACGTTATTTCAGCAATTTAAACGCAGTTCTAGCGTCATAAGTGAATCTCTAGTGAACATGTTGCCGTCACGGAACTGTAAAATAGAGCCTCATGAGTGCGAGGACATCCAGCGGTGTGAGGATGTATAG